TACCAGATACAGGCAGCTCCCTGTTTAGCCTTTGGTATTTGGAGCCACTTCTTGGGAGTTGCCTCCATCTAAAGCTCTTGCACATCCAACGTGATGCTAATATCAGTATAGCAGCGACGAATATAAGGGCCGTTGTTGGGGTTTGTGACATGAAGTTCACATAGGACTTGCCCGAACCATGCGCAGTGAAATCCTTGAAATCGAGACTGCATTCTCCGGTACCGTCCTTTAAGAGAATCAAGTTTCCGGTTCCTGAATTTTTTATGGTAATCTTTACCTGCGCAAATGCATTTAACGGATACAACATTCTGTGAACATATTATTGGTACCGTAAACCCTAAAACACATGCTATATAACACGAATATATTAATAACTAGCAATATTATTTACAAGTACCTTTGTATCTTGATTCTCTTGGAGTTCAACATCCATTTCATCTAAGTGAACAAAAGCAGGAGCAGATATTTTAAGGGTAAGAGGCCCCTTTCCCTTGTTCTGAATCACAAGTAATAGATTGGGAGAATCTGGAATATTGCAAACCAAAGTTAAAAAGGCCAAATATTGTCTAATGTGATCATAATGACAATTCATACTCTTTGCTATTGTTGGAAACTTGCAACCATTTATAGTTAGAGGATACTTACCATTTCCTGGAACTCGCAAACAGGCAGCAAACCTTTTATTCGTATCCGTACACATATTAGATGAGTTGCATTCTTCAACTTGAAAACCATCATTACTTGTTAGTGAAGGCGGCGGCGGTGGTGGTTCGACTGAGTCCTGTATAATGCCATTCTCTTCATTCACTTTCTTGGGGTCCACGCTATCACCCGGAGTTTCCTTTTGCTCACCATCTGTCATCCCCTCGTCTTCAACATCCGATTGTTCCTGGCCCTTGTGCGTATAATCACCTTCTTTCCCACCATCAGTCTTTCCTTTTGCTTCAGCATTCGATGCTTTCCCACCCTTTTCCAAATTCTCGCCTTCATTCAAACCCGATTGCTGGTTCAGATCGATCTTACTTGTAGCACCACCATCAACATCCCCTCTTGATCCATCAATTTCATTGCCACCGTCAACTTCCCCACCATCTGTCTTTCCTTTTGCTTTAGCACTCGATGCTTTCCCACCTTCATCCAAATTGTCGCCTTCATTTGTACCTGATTGCTGGTTCAAATCACTCTTACTTGTACCACTGTCAACATTTTCTTCTGATCCATCAACTTCCCCAACATCATTCATCTTTCCTTTTGCCTCCTCACTCGATGCTTTCCCACTTTTATCCAAATTCCCACCTTCATTTGAACCTGATTGTTGGTTCAAACCACTCTTACTTGCACCACTATCAACACCCTTTTCTGATCCATCATTTTGATTACCACCATTATCTATCACTTCACCAACTCCAATGGAATCCGAAGTAGATTTAGAATGAACTTCTATAACTGGATCTACTT
The window above is part of the Gossypium raimondii isolate GPD5lz chromosome 9, ASM2569854v1, whole genome shotgun sequence genome. Proteins encoded here:
- the LOC105800216 gene encoding uncharacterized protein LOC105800216 encodes the protein METNYVGLVGIFLLLVVVGCSGNDTEGNVNGKSGFDQNVGGKVDPVIEVHSKSTSDSIGVGEVIDNGGNQNDGSEKGVDSGASKSGLNQQSGSNEGGNLDKSGKASSEEAKGKMNDVGEVDGSEENVDSGTSKSDLNQQSGTNEGDNLDEGGKASSAKAKGKTDGGEVDGGNEIDGSRGDVDGGATSKIDLNQQSGLNEGENLEKGGKASNAEAKGKTDGGKEGDYTHKGQEQSDVEDEGMTDGEQKETPGDSVDPKKVNEENGIIQDSVEPPPPPPSLTSNDGFQVEECNSSNMCTDTNKRFAACLRVPGNDSPNLLLVIQNKGKGPLTLKISAPAFVHLDEMDVELQENQDTKVKITIKNSGTGNLILLKDGTGECSLDFKDFTAHGSGKSYVNFMSQTPTTALIFVAAILILASRWMCKSFRWRQLPRSGSKYQRLNRELPVSGRARREPDVNEGWDDRWGDNWDDEEAPASPSVPITPGRSSKRLASRRSNK